A single genomic interval of Koleobacter methoxysyntrophicus harbors:
- the aspS gene encoding aspartate--tRNA ligase has protein sequence MKRTHMCGDLRPQHIESKVVLMGWVQKRRDLGGVIFVDLRDRSGLVQIVFDKDINERAFTLADKLRSEFVIAVDGIVKKRPQENINPKIKTGDIEVFAHDLLILNPSKTPPFSIEENLKVDEGIRLKYRYLDLRRPDMQRNLIIRSMATKAVRDFLYNRGFLEIETPMLTKSTPEGARDYLVPSRLNPGKFYALPQSPQLFKQILMVAGMERYFQIVRCFRDEDLRADRQPEFTQIDLEMSFVDIDDVIKLNEEMISYVFNQTLGVEIKTPFPRLTYSEAIEKYGTDKPDTRFGLELVDVTDLVLKCEFKVFRTAAEKGGLVKGINAKGCGSFSRREIDSLVDLAKEFGAKGLAWVVVEDESIRSPIEKFFSQKEMADLIERMNGQPGDLLLFVADNPKVTNFVLNQLRQKLALKLGLIDAKKFNFVWIVEFPLLEYDEEERRYVAMHHPFTSPVEEDIPLMEEQPLKVRAKAYDLVLNGVELGGGSIRIHSEDLQEKMFNVLGFSKEKAKEKFGFLLEAFEYGTPPHGGIAFGLDRIVMFLTGSENIRDVIAFPKTQNATCLMTQAPSEVEPKQLEELSIKIHENLK, from the coding sequence ATGAAACGGACCCATATGTGTGGAGATTTAAGACCGCAGCATATTGAAAGTAAGGTAGTTTTGATGGGATGGGTGCAGAAAAGAAGGGACCTGGGTGGAGTAATTTTTGTTGATCTGAGAGACCGCTCGGGCCTTGTGCAGATTGTTTTTGATAAAGATATAAATGAGCGTGCATTTACTCTGGCAGATAAGCTGAGGAGTGAATTTGTTATTGCTGTTGACGGGATAGTAAAAAAGCGCCCTCAGGAAAATATTAATCCTAAGATAAAAACAGGTGACATAGAGGTATTTGCCCATGACCTTCTGATTCTGAACCCTTCTAAAACCCCTCCCTTCAGCATTGAGGAGAATCTGAAGGTAGATGAAGGGATAAGGTTGAAGTACAGATATCTGGATTTAAGAAGGCCTGACATGCAGAGGAATCTAATTATAAGGAGTATGGCAACTAAGGCTGTAAGGGATTTTCTTTACAATCGTGGTTTTTTAGAAATCGAAACGCCTATGCTGACCAAAAGTACCCCAGAAGGGGCACGGGACTATCTTGTCCCCAGTCGCTTAAATCCAGGAAAATTCTATGCCCTGCCTCAATCACCTCAATTATTTAAACAGATTCTAATGGTTGCGGGAATGGAAAGATATTTCCAGATTGTTAGGTGTTTCAGGGATGAGGACTTAAGGGCTGACAGGCAGCCTGAATTCACCCAAATAGATTTGGAAATGTCCTTTGTTGATATTGATGACGTAATTAAATTAAATGAAGAGATGATTTCTTATGTTTTTAATCAAACCCTAGGAGTGGAAATAAAAACCCCTTTCCCGAGGCTAACTTATAGTGAAGCTATAGAAAAGTACGGAACAGATAAACCTGATACCAGATTCGGTTTAGAATTGGTTGATGTTACAGATTTAGTTTTAAAATGTGAATTTAAAGTGTTCAGAACAGCAGCTGAAAAAGGTGGTTTGGTTAAAGGAATCAATGCAAAGGGCTGCGGGTCTTTTAGCCGCAGAGAAATAGATAGTCTTGTTGATCTTGCAAAGGAATTTGGGGCGAAAGGTTTAGCCTGGGTGGTAGTGGAAGATGAGTCTATTAGGTCACCCATAGAAAAATTCTTCAGTCAAAAGGAAATGGCTGATTTAATAGAGAGAATGAACGGTCAACCTGGGGATTTACTGCTTTTTGTAGCTGACAATCCAAAGGTTACGAATTTTGTTTTAAATCAATTGCGACAAAAGTTGGCATTAAAATTGGGTCTTATAGATGCTAAGAAATTTAATTTTGTCTGGATTGTGGAATTCCCTCTTCTTGAATATGATGAAGAAGAAAGGAGATATGTAGCAATGCACCACCCCTTTACAAGCCCTGTTGAAGAGGATATACCTTTGATGGAAGAACAACCGTTAAAAGTCAGAGCAAAAGCCTATGACCTGGTATTGAACGGCGTGGAATTGGGAGGAGGCAGCATAAGGATCCATTCAGAGGACCTTCAGGAAAAGATGTTCAATGTATTAGGTTTTTCAAAAGAAAAGGCAAAGGAAAAATTTGGGTTTTTGTTGGAGGCTTTCGAGTATGGAACACCACCCCACGGAGGAATAGCTTTCGGTCTGGATAGAATAGTGATGTTTTTAACGGGTTCCGAAAACATAAGGGATGTTATTGCATTCCCCAAAACACAGAATGCTACTTGCTTAATGACTCAGGCACCATCAGAAGTAGAACCGAAACAGCTTGAAGAATTGAGTATAAAAATCCATGAAAATTTAAAATAA
- a CDS encoding RelA/SpoT family protein, producing MAKKIQLYNPQGDLSVVQRAYEFARKAHRGQHRISGELFIFHPLEVAKILADLELDVITICAGLLHDVVEDTNYTIKDIEDNFGYEVALLVDGVTKLGRLEYKSKEEQQAENLRKMFLAMAEDIRVILIKLADRLHNMRTLKHLPQEKRKEKARETLEIFAPLAHRLGISKIQWELEDLALRYLEPQVYKELVELVSKKKEEREKEINLAIDVLRSKLEELGFNFEIQGRSKHFYSIYKKMKEQNKTFDQIYDLTAIRIIVNTIKDCYGVLGIVHTLWKPIPGRFKDYIAMPKPNMYQSLHTTVIGPKGEPLEIQIRTWEMHKTAEYGIAAHWKYKEGIKEVKDFEKKLSWLRELLEWQRDLKDAKEFMETIKIDLFTDEVFVFTPKGDVIDLPAGSTPIDFAYRIHTDVGHNCIGAKINGKIVPLNYQLKNGDIVEILTGSQPGGPSRDWLNIVKSSQARNKIRQWFKKEIREENIAKGREMLEKEVKRAGYFHKNLMKQEYIDAVLKKFNFNDVEDLFSSIGYGGITANQVLQKLLEEYRKHNKGKFRQEIEFPKKDDRHKKGRTLDKGVKVKGVDNLLVRFSRCCNPVPGDEIIGYITRGRGVSIHRKDCPNVKQHFDEKERLIEVEWDESRNASYSVEIQVSANDRGGLLSDVVNTINDLKTMIIAVNARTTRDRIALIDMTLEIKNKEHLQLIIQKLKRIKDVFKVNRILPN from the coding sequence TTGGCAAAAAAAATTCAACTATATAATCCCCAGGGTGATCTCAGCGTAGTGCAAAGGGCATATGAATTTGCACGAAAAGCTCACAGAGGTCAGCATCGCATTTCAGGAGAATTGTTTATTTTCCATCCCCTTGAAGTAGCAAAGATTTTAGCAGATTTAGAACTCGATGTTATTACTATTTGTGCCGGGCTTTTGCACGATGTGGTTGAAGATACTAATTATACTATAAAAGATATAGAAGATAACTTCGGATATGAAGTTGCTCTTTTAGTTGATGGAGTAACCAAATTAGGAAGGTTGGAATATAAATCAAAGGAAGAGCAACAAGCGGAAAACCTGAGGAAGATGTTTTTGGCCATGGCCGAGGATATTAGAGTAATTCTGATTAAGCTTGCTGATAGGCTTCATAATATGAGGACATTGAAGCATCTTCCTCAGGAGAAAAGGAAAGAAAAAGCCAGAGAAACCCTTGAAATATTTGCACCTCTTGCCCATCGGTTGGGTATTTCAAAAATACAGTGGGAGTTAGAAGACCTGGCATTAAGATATCTTGAACCTCAAGTATATAAGGAATTGGTGGAACTTGTTTCTAAAAAGAAAGAAGAAAGAGAAAAAGAAATCAACCTTGCAATTGACGTCCTGAGATCTAAATTAGAAGAATTAGGGTTTAATTTCGAGATACAAGGCAGATCTAAACATTTCTACAGTATTTATAAAAAAATGAAAGAACAAAATAAAACATTTGATCAGATTTATGATTTAACGGCCATAAGGATTATTGTTAATACGATAAAGGATTGCTATGGAGTACTCGGAATAGTTCACACCCTATGGAAACCCATACCGGGAAGGTTTAAAGATTACATTGCAATGCCTAAACCTAATATGTATCAATCTCTTCATACAACCGTTATAGGACCTAAGGGTGAACCTTTAGAAATTCAGATCAGGACATGGGAAATGCATAAAACTGCAGAGTACGGTATTGCAGCCCACTGGAAGTATAAGGAGGGTATTAAAGAAGTTAAGGATTTTGAAAAGAAATTATCCTGGTTAAGGGAACTTTTGGAATGGCAAAGGGATTTAAAAGACGCAAAGGAATTTATGGAAACTATAAAAATTGACCTTTTTACAGATGAAGTCTTCGTTTTTACTCCTAAAGGAGACGTAATCGATCTACCGGCAGGTTCTACACCAATAGACTTTGCATACCGGATTCATACCGATGTAGGGCATAATTGCATAGGAGCTAAAATAAATGGTAAGATTGTACCTCTGAATTATCAGTTAAAAAATGGCGATATTGTAGAAATACTAACGGGTTCCCAGCCCGGCGGCCCCAGCAGAGATTGGTTAAATATAGTAAAATCGTCTCAGGCCAGAAATAAAATCCGTCAGTGGTTTAAAAAAGAAATAAGGGAAGAAAATATAGCCAAAGGGCGTGAGATGTTAGAGAAAGAGGTTAAAAGGGCCGGTTATTTTCATAAGAATCTTATGAAGCAGGAGTATATAGATGCTGTTTTGAAAAAATTCAACTTTAATGATGTGGAGGATTTATTTTCTTCTATCGGTTATGGTGGAATTACCGCAAATCAGGTTCTACAGAAATTACTAGAAGAATATAGGAAGCATAATAAGGGAAAATTCAGGCAAGAAATTGAATTCCCGAAAAAGGACGACAGACATAAAAAAGGGAGAACATTAGATAAAGGGGTGAAAGTTAAAGGAGTAGATAATCTCCTTGTAAGATTTTCGAGATGCTGTAATCCCGTTCCCGGTGATGAAATAATCGGTTATATAACGAGGGGTAGAGGGGTTTCAATTCATAGAAAAGATTGCCCTAATGTAAAGCAGCACTTCGATGAAAAAGAGAGATTGATTGAAGTGGAATGGGATGAATCCCGTAATGCTTCATATAGTGTGGAAATTCAGGTTTCTGCAAATGATAGGGGAGGTTTGTTATCTGATGTTGTCAATACTATAAATGACCTTAAAACAATGATTATTGCGGTAAATGCAAGGACAACCAGAGACAGGATTGCCCTTATTGATATGACCCTGGAAATTAAAAATAAAGAACACTTACAATTAATAATACAGAAATTAAAACGCATTAAAGATGTTTTTAAAGTTAACCGGATATTACCAAATTGA
- a CDS encoding adenine phosphoribosyltransferase, translating into MDLKPKIREIMDFPKKGINFKDITTLLKDGQAFRASIKSMAELIRDRKPDLIVGPEARGFIVGAPLAYELGIGFVPARKSGKLPYKTIHAKYQLEYGNDVLEMHIDAINPGQKVIIVDDLLATGGTIFSTIELVKQLKGDILALAFLIELTYLNGREHLKEYDIYSVIRY; encoded by the coding sequence ATGGATTTAAAACCAAAAATAAGGGAAATTATGGATTTTCCTAAAAAAGGTATAAATTTTAAGGATATTACAACCCTTTTAAAAGATGGTCAAGCCTTCAGAGCCTCTATTAAAAGTATGGCCGAATTGATAAGGGATAGAAAACCTGATTTGATTGTAGGGCCTGAAGCGAGGGGTTTTATAGTGGGGGCACCCCTTGCATATGAACTAGGGATAGGATTTGTCCCTGCCAGGAAATCGGGGAAACTTCCTTATAAAACAATTCATGCTAAATATCAATTGGAATACGGCAATGATGTCCTTGAGATGCATATAGATGCTATAAATCCAGGCCAAAAAGTGATAATTGTAGATGACCTATTAGCTACAGGAGGTACTATTTTTTCTACGATAGAATTAGTTAAACAGTTAAAAGGTGACATTCTTGCATTAGCCTTTTTGATTGAGCTTACTTATCTTAATGGTAGGGAACATTTAAAGGAATATGACATTTATTCAGTAATTAGGTACTAG
- the dtd gene encoding D-aminoacyl-tRNA deacylase — protein sequence MRGVIQRVSRGRVSVDGETVGEIGKGLVVLLGIGVDDNQQDVEYLVEKIVNLRIFEDDEGKLNKSLLDISGELMVISQFTLYGDCRKGRRPSFIQAASPDKAEELYGIFIKKALQYGIRVETGQFQKEMLVEIYNDGPVTILLDSKKGF from the coding sequence ATGCGAGGAGTTATTCAGAGGGTATCCCGGGGAAGGGTTTCAGTTGACGGAGAAACTGTAGGAGAAATAGGTAAAGGCCTGGTAGTTTTATTAGGGATAGGTGTTGATGACAATCAACAGGATGTAGAATATTTGGTTGAAAAAATAGTAAATTTAAGGATATTTGAAGATGACGAAGGGAAATTGAACAAGTCGCTCCTTGATATTAGCGGAGAATTAATGGTAATTTCTCAGTTTACCCTTTATGGAGATTGCAGAAAAGGACGAAGGCCGAGCTTTATTCAAGCTGCCTCCCCAGATAAAGCGGAAGAATTATATGGCATTTTCATCAAAAAAGCACTGCAGTATGGTATTAGGGTAGAAACAGGTCAATTTCAAAAAGAGATGCTTGTGGAGATATACAATGATGGGCCTGTTACCATATTGTTGGACAGTAAAAAAGGATTTTAG
- the hisS gene encoding histidine--tRNA ligase, whose translation MLTKGPRGTKDVLPEEVRIWVHLENEFRKVCANFGYEEIRTPTFEHTELFQRGVGETTDIVEKEMYTFIDKGGRSITLKPEGTAPVVRAYLEHNLYSKPQPVKLFYITPGFRYERPQAGRLREFHQFGIEVFGADSPAVDAEVISLAMFFLEELGLKNLELTLNSIGCPTCRQQYRDKIQLFFKNKIEELCETCKSRLDRNPMRILDCKNKNCKSALQGAPKMLDNLCEECKEHFELVQERLKDIGYSFEINPNIVRGLDYYTKTVFEIISNELGAQNTICGGGRYDGLIEECGGPSTPGIGFGMGIERLILTLESQGIDIQLPNPFDVFIATIGADAEREAFKILYRLRKSGISADMDYLGRSIKSQMKYADKYNAKYTLILGDDELKQGLITVKNMTTGSQGKKGLDELIEYIKGNLEKQKS comes from the coding sequence GTGTTGACAAAGGGTCCTCGAGGAACAAAAGATGTATTACCCGAAGAAGTGAGGATATGGGTACATTTAGAGAATGAATTCAGGAAGGTTTGTGCTAATTTCGGCTATGAGGAGATAAGAACCCCTACCTTTGAACATACAGAATTATTTCAAAGGGGAGTAGGGGAAACGACGGATATCGTTGAAAAGGAGATGTATACCTTTATTGATAAAGGAGGAAGAAGTATAACCCTTAAGCCTGAAGGAACGGCCCCTGTTGTAAGGGCATATCTGGAACATAATTTATATTCAAAGCCGCAACCGGTTAAACTTTTTTATATAACACCCGGTTTCAGATATGAAAGACCACAGGCCGGAAGGCTCAGGGAGTTTCACCAGTTTGGAATAGAAGTATTCGGAGCTGATTCACCGGCTGTCGATGCAGAAGTAATAAGTCTGGCTATGTTTTTTCTTGAAGAACTGGGTCTTAAAAATCTGGAATTAACTTTAAACAGCATAGGCTGCCCCACATGCAGACAGCAGTATAGAGATAAAATACAGTTATTTTTCAAAAATAAAATTGAGGAACTCTGCGAAACATGCAAAAGCAGGCTTGATAGGAATCCTATGCGAATTCTCGACTGTAAGAATAAAAATTGCAAATCTGCCCTTCAAGGGGCCCCGAAAATGCTGGATAATCTCTGTGAGGAATGTAAAGAACATTTTGAGTTGGTTCAGGAGAGATTAAAGGATATAGGTTATAGCTTTGAAATAAATCCCAATATAGTAAGGGGGTTGGATTACTATACAAAAACAGTTTTTGAAATAATCTCCAATGAACTGGGCGCCCAGAACACTATATGTGGAGGGGGAAGATATGACGGTCTTATAGAAGAATGTGGCGGCCCATCAACACCGGGTATCGGTTTCGGTATGGGGATAGAAAGACTTATTTTAACCCTTGAATCTCAGGGAATTGATATTCAGCTTCCGAATCCATTTGATGTGTTTATTGCAACTATAGGTGCTGATGCTGAACGAGAAGCATTTAAAATTCTGTATAGATTAAGAAAATCAGGAATTTCAGCTGATATGGATTACCTTGGAAGAAGTATAAAAAGCCAGATGAAATATGCAGACAAATACAATGCAAAGTATACATTGATATTAGGTGATGATGAATTGAAGCAGGGGCTTATTACTGTTAAAAATATGACTACGGGAAGCCAGGGAAAAAAAGGGTTAGATGAGCTGATCGAGTATATTAAAGGAAATCTTGAAAAACAAAAAAGTTAA
- a CDS encoding MBL fold metallo-hydrolase, translated as MILENVVVGIYQTNCYIIACQETGNGAVGAVIDPGDQGDLIIQKIKDLGLNIKYIILTHGHLDHIGAVRELKEYTGADILIHEKDAEMLTDCSKNLSVYSENRVIQPKADRFLNDGDKIRVGNLTLTVIHTPGHTPGSISLKTDKYLFTGDTLFSGSIGRTDLPGGSYQQIIKSINEKLMLLNGDLLVLPGHGPETTLNREKVINPFLK; from the coding sequence ATGATTTTAGAAAACGTTGTAGTAGGAATTTATCAGACTAACTGTTATATAATAGCTTGCCAGGAAACCGGTAACGGTGCTGTTGGTGCTGTTATAGATCCCGGAGATCAAGGGGATTTAATCATACAAAAGATTAAAGATTTAGGTTTAAATATTAAATATATTATTTTAACCCATGGTCATTTAGATCATATTGGTGCTGTTAGAGAGTTGAAGGAATATACAGGTGCAGATATATTAATACATGAAAAGGATGCAGAAATGTTGACCGATTGTTCGAAAAATTTATCGGTATATTCCGAGAACAGAGTAATACAACCTAAAGCTGATAGATTCTTAAATGATGGAGATAAAATTCGGGTTGGTAATCTGACTTTAACTGTTATTCATACTCCTGGTCATACCCCTGGCAGCATATCTTTGAAAACAGACAAATACTTGTTTACCGGTGATACGCTTTTTTCAGGATCTATAGGCAGGACTGACCTCCCGGGTGGGTCATATCAACAAATAATTAAATCAATAAATGAAAAACTCATGTTACTGAACGGTGACCTTTTAGTCCTGCCGGGTCATGGGCCGGAAACTACTTTAAACAGAGAAAAGGTAATTAATCCTTTTTTAAAATAA
- the hemZ gene encoding coproporphyrinogen dehydrogenase HemZ codes for MVDFLVRTTGHDFFYQIFEIIKVFCPDANVMKIEEKALVSNQSFFLDTYIKEDEQGITIEAEIREPCGKVFNKSFSIKKREQIKIEKMKKRILKLLAFILLRKIFKNKKQPWGILTGIRPTKIVHELLDEGKERTEIIRELKRKYLVHREKSELLIDIAEIQMPYIENNHPKKIGIYISIPFCPSRCIYCSFPSNPLKKWGHLEDEYIKTLVKEISILGKYFQFNDFIVESIYVGGGTPTCISEKNLNILLNTIAEKVMQNNTLEFTVEGGRPDTITQSKAEILKKYNVNRVSINPQTINLNTLKIIGRNHSPEEVIKAFTIIRNNVPCINMDIIAGLPGETISDIERTMEFIKKLNPENITVHTLAIKKGSKLKEIASSIGLPDEGEVEKMIRKTREHASKMDMRPYYLYRQKYMLNNMENTGYSKRGYECIYNIQMMEDRQTIIGFGAGSITKVVDFETWEINRISNPKDISEYIKRIDELIKRKLNNDILKRLT; via the coding sequence TTGGTAGACTTTTTGGTAAGAACAACAGGGCACGATTTCTTTTATCAGATATTCGAGATAATAAAGGTATTTTGCCCCGATGCTAATGTAATGAAGATAGAAGAAAAGGCTTTGGTATCAAACCAAAGCTTTTTCTTAGATACATATATAAAAGAAGATGAACAAGGAATTACAATAGAAGCCGAAATACGCGAGCCTTGCGGAAAGGTTTTTAATAAAAGTTTTTCTATTAAAAAAAGAGAACAGATAAAAATTGAAAAAATGAAAAAGAGAATATTAAAACTTTTGGCCTTTATTCTATTACGAAAAATATTTAAAAATAAAAAACAGCCGTGGGGAATTCTAACAGGAATAAGACCTACCAAAATAGTACATGAGCTTTTAGATGAAGGAAAAGAACGAACCGAAATAATAAGGGAGCTAAAAAGGAAATACCTAGTACATCGAGAAAAAAGTGAATTGCTGATAGATATAGCTGAAATACAAATGCCTTATATTGAAAATAATCACCCTAAAAAGATAGGGATATATATCAGTATTCCATTTTGCCCTAGCAGATGTATCTACTGTTCCTTCCCCTCAAATCCCCTAAAAAAATGGGGCCACCTTGAAGATGAATATATTAAAACATTGGTAAAAGAAATATCAATTTTAGGAAAATATTTTCAATTTAATGATTTTATAGTCGAATCTATATATGTTGGTGGTGGAACCCCTACATGCATTTCAGAGAAAAATCTGAATATATTGTTAAATACTATTGCTGAAAAGGTTATGCAGAATAACACCCTGGAATTTACCGTTGAAGGAGGTAGGCCCGATACTATAACCCAAAGTAAAGCTGAGATTTTGAAGAAATACAATGTTAATAGAGTGAGCATAAATCCCCAGACCATTAACCTTAATACTCTTAAAATTATAGGTAGAAATCATTCCCCGGAAGAGGTAATAAAAGCCTTTACTATAATAAGGAATAATGTGCCCTGTATAAATATGGATATTATAGCGGGTCTTCCCGGGGAAACTATTTCCGACATAGAAAGAACGATGGAGTTTATTAAAAAATTGAATCCTGAAAATATTACAGTCCACACCCTCGCTATCAAAAAGGGATCTAAATTGAAAGAAATAGCTTCTTCAATCGGTTTGCCTGATGAAGGGGAAGTTGAAAAAATGATACGAAAAACAAGGGAACATGCCAGTAAAATGGATATGCGCCCCTATTATCTATACAGGCAGAAGTATATGCTTAATAATATGGAAAATACGGGCTATAGTAAAAGAGGATATGAATGTATTTATAATATTCAAATGATGGAAGATCGCCAGACGATCATCGGGTTTGGTGCCGGATCAATAACAAAAGTTGTTGACTTTGAAACTTGGGAAATAAACCGCATTTCTAATCCTAAAGATATAAGCGAGTATATTAAAAGGATTGACGAGTTGATAAAAAGGAAGCTGAATAATGACATATTGAAAAGGTTGACATGA
- the recJ gene encoding single-stranded-DNA-specific exonuclease RecJ, which translates to MGQIEKENGIIWKIKEYQYNLELELLLAKELGIPRSISRILVNRGIESVEAARKFLNPDISQLYNPYLMKDIDRAVKRIKNSLAKNEKVMIFGDYDVDGITATSLLIKVFKLLGKDVDYYIPNRIDEGYGLNKGAIEYAYNKGVTLIITVDCGISSHEEVLYAKKLGIDIIVTDHHEPQGELPEAYAVVNPKQKDCLYPFKELAGVGVAFKLCQGLLTDETPDNQLLELLDIVTVGTVADVVPLIDENRIIVNYGLQLLSQTKNNGLSALIKVSGLSGTQINTSHIAYMIAPRINAAGRIANPVLGVELLLCTDSEAAMEIALTLDNINKERQIIEEEIFKQAQDIIENQIDLSKERVIVISCEGWHSGVIGIVASKITEKYFRPCILISLKDGIGKGSGRSIPAFNLFEALDRCKNFLLKYGGHEQAVGLTIKQDEIQDFKKTINEIAFETLDKKDIQPWIEIDANIDPEEIEMKLVDSLYKLEPYGIGNPVPVFICNNLDVVNYRRVGKDNSHIKFTFKYNNKFITGIGFNMAYILDEDTRIKKGEKVSIAFCLDFDNWNGNRCINLLIKDIKFPVRMLYESFTEFLNNVDFLKGDKKNFESMNRKFNNIFDNRNIPDKVGYVRDILKKSDRVLIVINTPLQGWQLMKALGNENLLNPIGIYIYGVGYFIDARSLILIAPFPDNDRLIKRKFNDIIFYDMFFSDQTFNMYMQAIRGNNIHLIFGQNDYHSNISIIKKIYPDRDILKRVYRTLEHIYKKINKTNNSCPYLEISNTRFKNILKKSQNLDLHTKGICYSLEILDELGIIKYNQEQNNHIIQFIPDLKTKANLRDSRKFNESNKNLELIELSAKTLIKKQI; encoded by the coding sequence GTGGGACAAATAGAAAAAGAAAATGGGATTATCTGGAAGATTAAAGAATACCAATATAATCTAGAACTTGAACTCTTATTAGCAAAAGAATTAGGAATCCCTCGATCGATTTCAAGGATTTTAGTTAATAGAGGAATAGAATCCGTAGAAGCAGCAAGGAAATTTTTAAACCCCGATATCTCTCAGTTATATAACCCTTATCTAATGAAGGATATCGATAGAGCTGTTAAAAGAATTAAAAATTCCCTGGCAAAAAATGAAAAAGTTATGATTTTTGGTGATTATGACGTGGACGGAATAACGGCAACTTCTTTGTTGATAAAGGTTTTCAAGTTACTGGGTAAGGATGTAGACTATTATATACCAAACCGTATTGATGAGGGTTATGGCCTTAATAAAGGTGCTATTGAATACGCATATAATAAAGGTGTTACCTTGATAATTACCGTTGATTGTGGAATTAGTTCTCACGAAGAAGTGTTATATGCCAAGAAGTTGGGGATTGATATCATTGTAACCGATCACCACGAACCTCAAGGTGAATTACCGGAGGCATATGCTGTTGTAAATCCCAAACAAAAAGATTGTCTTTATCCCTTTAAAGAACTAGCGGGTGTAGGTGTGGCCTTTAAACTATGCCAAGGATTATTAACAGATGAAACACCCGATAACCAATTGTTGGAACTGCTTGATATAGTAACTGTTGGAACTGTTGCTGATGTTGTTCCCCTTATAGATGAAAATAGGATTATAGTTAACTACGGTCTGCAGCTTTTATCGCAGACAAAAAATAACGGTCTTTCAGCCTTAATTAAGGTTTCCGGTTTATCCGGCACCCAAATAAATACATCCCACATAGCGTATATGATCGCTCCAAGAATAAATGCAGCTGGTCGTATTGCTAACCCCGTTTTAGGGGTTGAATTACTGTTGTGTACCGATAGCGAAGCAGCAATGGAGATAGCTCTAACCCTAGATAATATAAATAAAGAGAGGCAAATTATAGAAGAGGAAATCTTTAAACAGGCCCAGGATATTATAGAGAATCAAATCGACCTGTCAAAAGAAAGGGTAATAGTAATTTCTTGTGAAGGTTGGCATTCAGGGGTTATAGGCATTGTAGCATCAAAGATAACGGAAAAGTATTTCAGGCCATGCATATTAATATCTTTAAAGGACGGGATAGGCAAAGGTTCTGGCAGAAGTATTCCGGCCTTTAATCTATTCGAAGCATTGGATAGATGTAAAAATTTTTTATTAAAATATGGCGGTCATGAACAAGCAGTGGGTTTAACTATAAAGCAGGATGAAATTCAAGACTTTAAAAAAACAATAAATGAAATAGCCTTCGAAACATTAGATAAGAAGGATATCCAGCCGTGGATAGAAATTGATGCTAATATAGACCCGGAAGAAATCGAAATGAAACTGGTTGATTCCCTTTATAAATTGGAACCTTACGGTATAGGGAACCCCGTCCCGGTTTTTATATGTAATAATTTGGATGTAGTTAATTACCGGCGGGTAGGAAAAGACAACTCGCATATTAAATTTACTTTTAAATACAATAATAAATTTATAACGGGTATAGGCTTTAATATGGCCTATATATTAGATGAGGATACTAGAATTAAAAAAGGTGAAAAAGTAAGTATAGCTTTTTGTCTAGATTTCGACAATTGGAATGGAAATCGCTGCATCAATCTACTTATTAAAGATATTAAGTTTCCCGTAAGGATGCTTTACGAAAGTTTTACCGAATTTCTAAATAATGTGGATTTTTTAAAAGGGGATAAAAAAAATTTCGAATCGATGAATAGAAAATTTAACAATATTTTTGATAATAGAAATATCCCGGACAAAGTCGGCTATGTCAGAGATATATTAAAAAAATCTGACAGGGTACTGATTGTTATTAATACTCCACTGCAGGGTTGGCAACTAATGAAGGCACTGGGGAATGAAAACCTTCTTAACCCTATAGGCATATATATCTATGGGGTTGGATATTTTATTGATGCCCGTTCCCTTATATTAATAGCCCCATTCCCAGACAATGATAGATTAATCAAAAGAAAGTTTAATGACATTATATTTTATGACATGTTTTTTAGTGATCAAACCTTTAACATGTATATGCAAGCTATAAGAGGAAATAATATTCATTTGATTTTTGGTCAGAATGATTATCACTCAAACATTTCTATCATAAAAAAAATATATCCTGATAGGGATATTTTAAAGAGGGTTTACCGGACCCTGGAACACATTTACAAAAAAATTAATAAAACCAATAATTCCTGCCCATATTTAGAAATAAGCAATACTAGGTTCAAGAATATTTTGAAAAAGAGTCAAAACCTCGATTTACATACTAAGGGAATTTGTTATTCCCTTGAGATTCTTGATGAATTAGGAATAATAAAGTATAATCAAGAACAGAACAATCATATTATACAATTCATCCCTGATTTAAAAACCAAAGCAAATTTAAGGGATTCAAGGAAATTTAACGAGAGTAATAAGAACTTGGAATTAATAGAATTATCGGCAAAAACTTTGATTAAAAAACAAATTTAA